Proteins encoded within one genomic window of Macrobrachium nipponense isolate FS-2020 chromosome 9, ASM1510439v2, whole genome shotgun sequence:
- the LOC135218201 gene encoding protein fem-1 homolog A-A-like → MSMRYVNGVLIYPKAEDSLSSPTHEELSEVVTLHQLENIGLDGDAVQEQALLVMARVLGYGHLDTLRIIRRTGLDYATRLDFKRCINLTVHAIDMQRNHLNPLDHNRLFHFKSFIIFFKQMTNTKDARGNIYKPKEYFEEFLLAFEKCIEETELIICELNCTGVYRERSHVCHLDQFIHIVLHLLVPFVRLQPDITDHQCHTFKRALHKIVKMEPRGYMGAALLHYSCSEYFKDIDNFIQPVSASNRAEVVDLLLETGADPSVTGRDGNTALHELAKNKECPKGVVDALLSGGVHLDAMNSQGQTFASLRASRGQPVSQLVNVVRHTSLQCLAAASIRRHGIPYKDVLPSRLVKFVDMH, encoded by the exons ATGAGTATGAG GTACGTGAATGGTGTCTTGATTTATCCGAAAGCTGAGGATAGTTTGTCATCCCCTACACACGAGGAGCTGAGCGAAGTCGTCACTTTGCACCAATTAGAAAATATAGGACTAGATGGTGATGCAGTTCAAGAGCAGGCTCTTCTCGTGATGGCAAGGGTTTTAGGCTATGGACACTTGGACACACTGAGGATTATAAGGCGAACAGGGCTTGATTACGCAACTCGCCTTGATTTTAAACGATGCATCAACTTGACTGTTCACGCCATCGATATGCAAAGAAATCATTTAAACCCACTAGATCATAATCGACTGTTTCACTTCAagtcatttattatattttttaaacaaatgacaAACACTAAGGACGCCCGTGGAAATATTTATAAGCCTAAGGAATATTTTGAGGaatttttgcttgcatttgaaaAATGTATCGAGGAAACAGAGCTCATTATTTGTGAATTAAACTGTACCGGCGTCTACAGAGAGAGGAGTCACGTATGCCACCTTGACCAGTTCATCCATATAGTCTTGCATTTATTAGTGCCGTTTGTAAGATTACAGCCCGACATCACTGACCATCAGTGCCACACATTTAAACGGGCGCTGCATAAAATAGTTAAGATGGAGCCTAGAGGTTACATGGGCGCGGCCCTTCTTCATTACTCTTGCTCAGAATACTTTAAAGACATTGACAATTTTATACAGCCGGTGTCTGCCAGCAACAGGGCAGAAGTCGTAGACCTTCTGTTGGAGACTGGCGCTGATCCTAGTGTCACTGGTCGTGATGGTAACACGGCCCTTCACGAACTCGCCAAGAATAAAGAGTGTCCCAAAGGTGTGGTAGATGCCCTCTTGTCGGGCGGGGTTCACCTAGACGCAATGAATAGTCAGGGGCAAACTTTTGCATCTTTGAGAGCTTCCCGAGGGCAGCCTGTCTCTCAACTGGTGAATGTTGTTCGTCACACCTCTTTGCAATGCCTGGCTGCAGCGAGCATTCGGAGACATGGGATTCCTTACAAGGATGTCTTGCCTTCCAGACTTGTGAAGTTTGTAGACATGCACTGA
- the LOC135218200 gene encoding protein fem-1 homolog C-like: MMFKAQLVIFLFSSPSGTEHCHEEAKEEERSLLCMAALRGHKNFVRFLVESQNAHIEELGTVAVRGILVPGVRALWCASIKGHYRIVEFLLSKGANPNGVTTFESSPLRAACEQGHLHTVRLLVQHGAHIDATNESSVTSLMIASFYGYLEIVKCLLDAGADVNNKNKNGKSALHYCSEAGHVEVMKALLDHNALMDADSTEIKPLLVASSRGYKDMVEYLVTRDDLITIREKIDALELLGASLFIETEDMVTTINYWTSAMSKRYVNGALIYPKSEDNLSGTSQEDFSEVTTLQELEDIELDPEEIHLQSLLVMERVLGSGHMQTMTSIREMGFDYVDEGAFKMCIDLWVHAIDTQRNHLHPLKQSRMFHFESFVGLFAFMANSENARIGNYNPREYFDDFMCVFDRVVIEIELFISSLSNADDHVRMKRFMNIALHLLLPFIRIQPGLTKSQWETVKEALYKLVKLNPRNSSGSTLLHMACSRNFMDVEDSIIPASVTPKREIVDLLLETGCDPSATDHEGNTPLHELAMNKVCPKDLVDALLSGGAHLDAMNSQGQTFASLRASRGQPVSQLVNVVRHTSLQCLAAASIRRHGIPYKDVLPSRLVKFVDMH, encoded by the exons ATGATGTTCAAGGCTCAATTGGTCATATTCTTGTTT TCATCTCCATCGGGCACTGAGCACTGCCATGAGGAGGCCAAGGAGGAAGAACGTTCTTTATTGTGCATGGCAGCTCTTCGTGGACATAAAAACTTCGTCAGGTTCCTCGTTGAATCCCAAAATGCACACATCGAAGAACTGGGCACAG TTGCAGTCCGAGGAATTCTTGTACCTGGAGTGCGTGCTTTATGGTGTGCTAGTATTAAAGGCCACTACCGGATAGTTGAATTTCTCCTTTCCAAAGGGGCTAATCCAAATGGCGTTACTACTTTCGAAAGCTCTCCGTTGCGAGCAGCATGTGAGCAAGGCCACCTCCATACTGTCAGACTGCTTGTGCAACACGGAGCAC ATATTGATGCTACTAATGAAAGCTCTGTCACTTCTCTGATGATAGCTTCCTTCTACGGCTATTTGGAAATAGTCAAGTGCCTCTTAGATGCTGGTGCTGAtgtgaacaataaaaataaaaacgggaaAAGCGCACTGCATTACTGCTCAGAAGCAGGACATGTGGAGGTCATGAAAGCGTTGCTGGACCACAACGCTCTGATGGATGCTGACAGCACTG AAATAAAACCCTTGCTGGTTGCAAGCAGTCGCGGGTACAAGGACATGGTAGAATATCTAGTGACCAGAGATGATTTGATAACTATAAGAGAAAAAATCGATGCATTGGAGCTACTTGGAGCTTCCCTTTTCATCGAAACGGAAGATATGGTCACTACAATCAACTACTGGACATCAGCAATGAGTAAGAG GTATGTTAACGGCGCCCTGATTTATCCAAAATCTGAGGATAATTTGTCAGGTACTTCACAAGAGGACTTCAGTGAGGTCACCACCTTGCAGGAATTAGAAGATATAGAATTAGACCCTGAGGAAATTCATTTGCAGTCGCTTCTCGTGATGGAAAGGGTTTTAGGTTCCGGTCACATGCAAACAATGACGAGTATTAGGGAAATGGGGTTTGATTATGTAGATGAAGGTGCTTTCAAGATGTGCATTGACTTGTGGGTTCACGCCATCGATACACAACGCAATCATCTACATCCACTAAAGCAGAGTAGGATGTTTCATTTCGAGTCGTTCGTTGGCTTGTTTGCATTCATGGCAAACAGTGAGAACGCCCGTATCGGGAATTATAACCCGAGGGaatattttgatgattttatGTGCGTATTTGATAGAGTCGTAATAGAAATAGaactatttatttcttcattaagtAATGCTGACGATCATGTAAGGATGAAACGGTTTATGAATATAGCTTTGCATTTATTACTACCGTTTATAAGAATACAGCCTGGCCTCACAAAATCTCAGTGGGAGACGGTGAAAGAAGCATTGTACAAACTGGTGAAGTTGAATCCCAGGAATTCCTCGGGTTCGACTCTGCTGCACATGGCTTGCTCAAGAAATTTTATGGACGTTGAAGATTCGATAATACCGGCGTCTGTCACTCCAAAAAGGGAAATCGTAGACCTTCTATTAGAGACTGGCTGTGATCCTAGTGCCACAGACCACGAAGGTAACACGCCCCTCCACGAACTCGCCATGAATAAAGTGTGTCCCAAAGATTTGGTAGATGCCCTCTTGTCGGGTGGGGCTCACTTAGACGCAATGAATAGTCAGGGGCAAACTTTTGCATCTTTGAGAGCTTCCCGAGGGCAGCCTGTCTCTCAACTGGTGAATGTTGTTCGTCACACCTCTTTGCAATGCCTGGCTGCAGCGAGCATTCGGAGACATGGAATTCCTTACAAGGATGTCTTGCCTTCCAGACTTGTGAAGTTTGTAGACATGCACTGA